The following coding sequences are from one Streptomyces dengpaensis window:
- a CDS encoding GlxA family transcriptional regulator, with protein MHTVAVLALDQVIPFDLSAPIDTFGWARLPDGRAAYRIRVCSASADEEVNAGPFALRAPYGLEALAGADTIILPGVADPTVPLPPGVAEAVRAAAANGTRIASICVGAFVFAATGLLDGLRATTHWIAAQDLAAMYPAVTVDPNVLYVDNGQFLTSAGAAAAMDMCLHMIRKDHGSAVAAHTARMSVMPLEREGGQAQFIVHDQPPVPAGTTMEPLLAWLEENAADDLTLEDIATHAGMSTRTLNRRFREQTGTTPLQWLHRARVRRAQYLLETTTYPVERIATQAGFGSPTAFRERFKRVVGTSPYAYRRAFQGSGGESAAASGPAAAAS; from the coding sequence ATGCACACCGTGGCCGTACTGGCGCTCGACCAGGTCATCCCGTTCGACCTCTCCGCCCCGATCGACACCTTCGGCTGGGCCCGGCTGCCGGACGGCCGGGCGGCGTACCGGATCCGGGTCTGTTCGGCCTCGGCGGACGAGGAGGTGAACGCGGGCCCGTTCGCGCTGCGCGCCCCGTACGGCCTGGAGGCGCTGGCCGGGGCCGACACGATCATCCTGCCCGGCGTCGCCGATCCGACCGTCCCGCTCCCGCCGGGCGTCGCGGAGGCGGTGCGCGCGGCGGCCGCGAACGGCACCCGGATCGCCTCGATCTGCGTCGGCGCCTTCGTCTTCGCCGCCACCGGCCTGCTGGACGGGCTGCGCGCGACCACCCACTGGATCGCGGCCCAGGACCTGGCGGCCATGTACCCGGCCGTGACCGTCGACCCGAACGTCCTCTACGTCGACAACGGCCAGTTCCTGACGTCGGCGGGCGCGGCGGCGGCCATGGACATGTGCCTGCACATGATCCGCAAGGACCATGGTTCGGCGGTGGCCGCGCATACCGCGCGGATGTCCGTCATGCCCCTCGAACGAGAGGGCGGCCAGGCCCAGTTCATCGTCCACGACCAGCCACCGGTACCGGCCGGGACCACCATGGAGCCCCTCCTCGCCTGGCTGGAGGAGAACGCGGCCGACGACCTGACCCTGGAGGACATCGCCACCCACGCCGGCATGAGCACCCGTACGCTCAACCGCCGCTTCCGCGAACAGACCGGCACGACGCCCCTCCAGTGGCTGCACCGGGCGCGGGTGCGGCGCGCCCAATACCTCCTGGAGACCACCACGTATCCGGTCGAACGCATCGCGACCCAGGCGGGCTTCGGCTCACCGACGGCGTTCCGGGAGCGGTTCAAGCGGGTGGTGGGGACGAGTCCGTATGCGTATCGGCGGGCGTTTCAGGGTTCCGGAGGGGAATCGGCGGCGGCTTCGGGTCCGGCCGCGGCAGCCTCGTAG
- a CDS encoding DUF445 domain-containing protein — protein sequence MERTKWDETSDVERDTRQGAAANLAATAPGPHSRAMTAFSPADEEKRRGVRRMKATATGLLLFVALVYVLAKWGAHEGAGPWAGYVAAAAEAGMVGALADWFAVTALFRRPLGLPIPHTAIIPTKKDQLGISLGEFVGENFLSEEVVRQRLRAVGIGSRLGAWLAEPEHADRVTAELAAALRGALTVLRDSDVQAVVGEAITRRADAQEIAPGIGKMLEKIVADGGHKRVVDLIVARAHDWLVLHDDEILDAVQGGAPGWTPRYVDRKVGERVYKELLRFVTEMRDAPSHPARGALDRFLTDFAGDLQSDTDTRARVERLKVDVLGRGEVQELIASAWTAVRSMIVAAAEDERSELRLRVRASLLSLGARMAQDPKLQAKVDSWVEGAAVYVVTTYRKEITSLITDTVAGWDAEHTTRKIEAHIGRDLQFIRINGTVVGSLAGLLIYVVSRAFGA from the coding sequence ATGGAACGCACGAAGTGGGATGAAACAAGCGACGTAGAGCGGGATACCCGGCAGGGCGCCGCCGCGAACCTCGCGGCGACCGCCCCCGGTCCGCACAGCCGGGCGATGACGGCCTTCAGCCCCGCCGACGAGGAGAAGCGCCGCGGTGTCCGCCGTATGAAGGCGACGGCGACCGGTCTGCTGCTCTTCGTCGCACTGGTGTATGTCCTCGCCAAGTGGGGGGCCCACGAGGGCGCCGGCCCTTGGGCGGGCTATGTCGCCGCGGCCGCCGAGGCGGGCATGGTCGGCGCGTTGGCCGACTGGTTCGCGGTCACGGCCCTCTTCCGCCGCCCGCTCGGCCTGCCCATCCCGCACACCGCGATCATCCCCACCAAGAAGGACCAGCTGGGCATCTCGCTGGGCGAGTTCGTCGGGGAGAACTTCCTCTCCGAGGAGGTCGTACGACAGCGGCTGCGCGCCGTCGGCATCGGCAGCCGGCTGGGCGCCTGGCTCGCCGAACCGGAGCACGCGGACCGCGTGACGGCCGAGCTGGCCGCCGCCCTGCGGGGCGCCCTGACGGTGCTGCGCGACTCCGACGTGCAGGCGGTGGTCGGGGAGGCGATCACGCGTCGCGCGGACGCCCAGGAGATCGCGCCCGGCATAGGCAAGATGCTGGAGAAGATCGTCGCGGACGGCGGCCACAAGCGGGTCGTCGACCTGATCGTCGCGCGTGCGCACGACTGGCTCGTGCTGCACGACGACGAGATCTTGGACGCGGTGCAGGGCGGCGCCCCCGGCTGGACCCCCCGCTACGTCGACAGGAAGGTCGGCGAGCGCGTGTACAAGGAGCTGCTCCGCTTCGTCACCGAGATGCGCGACGCCCCCTCCCACCCGGCCCGCGGCGCCCTCGACCGCTTCCTCACCGACTTCGCGGGCGACCTCCAGTCCGACACCGACACACGCGCCCGCGTCGAGCGGCTGAAGGTCGATGTCCTCGGCCGCGGCGAGGTCCAGGAGCTGATCGCCTCCGCCTGGACGGCCGTACGGTCGATGATCGTGGCGGCCGCCGAGGACGAGCGCAGCGAGCTGCGGCTGCGCGTACGGGCCTCGCTGCTGTCCCTGGGGGCCCGGATGGCGCAGGACCCCAAGCTCCAGGCCAAGGTCGACAGCTGGGTCGAGGGCGCGGCGGTGTACGTCGTGACGACGTACCGCAAGGAGATCACCTCCCTCATCACGGACACCGTCGCGGGCTGGGACGCCGAGCACACGACCCGGAAGATCGAGGCGCACATCGGCCGCGACCTGCAGTTCATCCGGATCAACGGCACGGTGGTGGGCTCGCTGGCCGGACTGCTGATCTACGTCGTGTCGCGGGCGTTCGGCGCGTAG
- a CDS encoding MFS transporter, with translation MAAAASPESVPAATGTVTTDVPARLDRLPWSRWHWMIVIGLGTVWILDGLEVTTVGNIAGRLSEEGSGLPISSAQVTGTAAALYVAGACAGALFFGWLTDRYGRKRLFMVTLAVYLSATALTALSFDTWWFFTFRFLTGFGIGGEYAAINSAIDELIPAQYRGRVDLIINGSYWLGAVGGALLSIVMLNTDIFPKDLGWRLTFALGVLLGLVILLVRRQVPESPRWQFIHGRGEEAEGLVASVEREIEQEKGEPLPPPAGEITIQQRKSIGFGLIARTVFGRYPKRAVLGLALFIGQAFLYNAITFGFGAILTTFFDVPTDGTGYYFAVIAAGNFLGPLLLGKLFDTVGRRVMISSTYLISGVLLFGTAWLFDRGSLSAVTMTACWCVVLFFASAGASSAYLTVSEVFPMETRAMAIAFFYALGTAAGGISGPLIFADLTSSGVVGDTVLAFQIGAGLMCAAGLVAVFLAVNAERRSLEDIATPLSVAPGGAAASSASSSSAG, from the coding sequence ATGGCCGCAGCAGCCTCGCCGGAGTCCGTACCCGCCGCCACCGGAACCGTCACGACGGACGTACCCGCCCGTCTGGACCGGCTGCCGTGGTCCCGCTGGCACTGGATGATCGTGATCGGCCTGGGAACCGTCTGGATCCTGGACGGTCTGGAGGTCACCACGGTCGGCAATATCGCCGGCCGGCTCTCCGAGGAGGGCAGCGGACTGCCGATCTCCTCGGCCCAGGTCACCGGTACCGCGGCGGCGCTCTATGTGGCGGGTGCCTGTGCGGGTGCCCTCTTCTTCGGCTGGCTGACCGACCGCTACGGCCGCAAAAGACTCTTCATGGTGACCCTCGCCGTCTACCTCTCGGCGACGGCGCTGACCGCGCTGTCCTTCGACACCTGGTGGTTCTTCACCTTCCGGTTCCTCACCGGCTTCGGCATCGGCGGTGAGTACGCGGCCATCAACTCGGCGATCGACGAGCTCATCCCCGCCCAGTACCGCGGCCGGGTCGACCTGATCATCAACGGCAGTTACTGGCTGGGCGCGGTCGGCGGCGCGCTGCTGTCGATCGTCATGCTGAACACGGACATCTTCCCCAAGGACCTCGGCTGGCGGCTCACCTTCGCCCTCGGAGTGCTCCTCGGACTGGTGATCCTGCTGGTCAGGCGCCAAGTGCCGGAGAGCCCGCGATGGCAGTTCATTCATGGGCGGGGTGAGGAGGCGGAAGGCCTCGTCGCGTCCGTCGAGCGGGAGATCGAGCAGGAGAAGGGCGAGCCCCTGCCGCCCCCGGCGGGCGAGATCACCATCCAGCAGCGCAAGAGCATCGGCTTCGGGCTCATCGCCAGGACCGTCTTCGGGCGCTATCCGAAACGGGCCGTGCTCGGCCTCGCCCTCTTCATCGGCCAGGCCTTCCTCTACAACGCGATCACCTTCGGCTTCGGCGCCATCCTCACCACGTTCTTCGACGTGCCCACCGACGGCACCGGTTACTACTTCGCCGTCATCGCCGCCGGCAACTTCCTCGGCCCCCTGCTGCTCGGCAAGCTCTTCGACACGGTCGGCCGCCGGGTGATGATCTCCTCGACCTATCTGATCTCGGGTGTGCTGCTCTTCGGCACCGCGTGGCTCTTCGACCGGGGTTCGCTGAGCGCGGTGACGATGACGGCCTGCTGGTGCGTCGTGCTGTTCTTCGCGTCGGCGGGCGCCTCCAGCGCGTACCTGACCGTCTCGGAGGTCTTCCCGATGGAGACCCGGGCGATGGCCATCGCCTTCTTCTACGCGCTCGGAACCGCCGCCGGCGGCATCAGCGGGCCGCTGATCTTCGCCGACCTCACCTCGTCCGGTGTGGTCGGCGACACGGTGCTCGCCTTCCAGATCGGCGCGGGCCTGATGTGCGCGGCGGGCCTGGTCGCCGTGTTCCTCGCGGTGAACGCCGAGCGACGGTCCCTGGAGGACATCGCGACGCCACTGTCGGTGGCGCCGGGCGGGGCGGCCGCGTCGTCGGCGTCGTCCTCGTCGGCGGGGTGA
- a CDS encoding SGNH/GDSL hydrolase family protein: MSAAPARHGAMLAAIIAVIVALSTAIYVGVSADQGGRDQNHLAGGRTPHNSAAPASTGTWVGAWSASPYGGEPNTETNGMAGRSVRNVVHARASGTQARVTLSNLYGQQPLSITHASIAVAVTVNNPAAAADTMRRLTFGGNTSVIIPAGEQVMSDAVRVRIPYGSDVLVTTYSPTPSGPVTIHPRARQISYVAEGDLTEDVSGLAYTTQTEHWRYLTALDVLSDESVGTVVVIGDSLTDGITSTIGANHRWTDVLSERLRAAAGSDDVPRYSVVNQGISGNQILAAGLGRPAENPSGLSRFGRDVLGRTNVKAVVLDLGVNDILRNPNQVAPSTITNGLRKLVQQAHARGLRVVGATLMPFQGHRGYTGAREAVRQAINAEIRDGKVFDAVVDFDAALRDPYNPRRFRSDYDSGDHLHPSDKGYKRMAEVFDLEDLKGAAPAEL, from the coding sequence ATGTCCGCAGCCCCCGCAAGGCACGGCGCCATGCTGGCCGCGATCATCGCCGTGATCGTGGCCCTGTCCACCGCCATATACGTCGGCGTCTCGGCCGACCAGGGCGGCAGAGACCAGAACCATCTCGCCGGCGGCCGCACACCGCACAACTCGGCCGCCCCCGCCTCCACCGGCACCTGGGTCGGCGCCTGGTCGGCCTCCCCCTACGGAGGCGAGCCGAACACCGAGACGAACGGCATGGCCGGCCGCTCCGTGCGCAACGTCGTGCACGCGAGAGCGAGCGGAACGCAGGCCCGCGTCACGCTGTCCAACCTCTACGGGCAGCAGCCGCTGAGCATCACGCACGCGTCGATCGCCGTCGCCGTGACCGTGAACAACCCCGCCGCCGCGGCCGACACCATGCGCCGCCTCACCTTCGGCGGCAACACCTCGGTCATCATCCCGGCCGGAGAGCAGGTGATGAGCGACGCCGTACGCGTGCGGATCCCGTACGGCTCGGACGTCCTCGTGACCACGTACTCGCCCACACCGTCCGGCCCGGTCACCATCCACCCCCGCGCGCGCCAGATCTCGTACGTCGCCGAGGGCGACCTCACGGAGGACGTGAGCGGCCTGGCGTACACCACGCAGACCGAGCACTGGCGCTATCTGACCGCGCTCGACGTGCTGAGCGACGAATCGGTGGGCACCGTCGTCGTCATCGGCGACTCGCTCACCGACGGGATCACGTCCACGATCGGGGCCAACCACCGTTGGACCGACGTCCTTTCGGAGCGGCTGCGCGCCGCGGCCGGGTCGGACGACGTGCCGCGCTACAGCGTCGTCAACCAGGGGATCAGCGGGAATCAGATCCTGGCAGCCGGTCTGGGCCGGCCCGCCGAGAACCCGAGCGGGCTGTCGCGCTTCGGCCGTGACGTCCTCGGCCGTACGAACGTCAAGGCCGTCGTCCTCGACCTCGGCGTCAACGACATCCTGCGCAACCCGAACCAGGTCGCCCCCTCGACGATCACCAATGGGCTGCGGAAGCTGGTGCAACAGGCGCACGCCCGTGGACTGCGCGTCGTGGGAGCGACCCTGATGCCGTTTCAGGGACACCGGGGGTACACCGGTGCCCGGGAGGCCGTACGGCAGGCCATCAACGCGGAGATCCGGGACGGGAAGGTGTTCGACGCCGTGGTCGACTTCGATGCGGCGCTTCGGGATCCGTACAACCCGCGCCGTTTCCGGTCGGACTACGACTCGGGGGATCATCTGCACCCCAGTGACAAGGGGTACAAGCGGATGGCCGAGGTCTTCGACCTCGAGGATCTGAAGGGGGCGGCTCCGGCCGAGCTGTAA
- a CDS encoding MarR family winged helix-turn-helix transcriptional regulator has translation MTYDHVANRPLAARLEVAPTTVSLMVGELSGKGILERREDPTDRRRRIVSITDAKRPSISAWLSRGATSWRRALEPLTPDQRQLVIDTLRAYEAAAAGPEAAADSPPEP, from the coding sequence TTGACCTATGATCACGTCGCCAACCGGCCCCTGGCCGCCCGCCTGGAGGTCGCGCCCACGACCGTCAGCCTCATGGTCGGCGAGCTGAGCGGGAAGGGAATCCTGGAACGGCGGGAGGATCCGACCGACCGGCGGCGCCGCATCGTGAGCATCACCGATGCCAAACGGCCGTCCATCTCAGCGTGGTTGTCGCGCGGAGCCACCTCCTGGCGCCGTGCGCTGGAACCGCTGACCCCCGATCAGCGGCAGCTGGTCATCGACACCCTGCGCGCCTACGAGGCTGCCGCGGCCGGACCCGAAGCCGCCGCCGATTCCCCTCCGGAACCCTGA
- a CDS encoding levansucrase produces MYAQQQQSAPGNYLAFVERQLTADGCATRWEDWAGVPVLVGRRADFRMRWMATRLHLFTVAAAVPEITVPTISAFTDQVMKYAKDTKGGLPVGMQNGVGAFPVLVSDRADPAAVRWAEEQQRIKFACMTRPVVVDSARNYVGMYRGKPALGRVYASYFIEKGSRYFYGQ; encoded by the coding sequence ATGTACGCACAGCAACAGCAGTCCGCGCCGGGGAACTACCTGGCCTTCGTGGAGCGCCAGTTGACGGCCGACGGATGTGCCACGCGATGGGAGGACTGGGCCGGGGTGCCCGTCCTGGTGGGGCGGCGGGCCGACTTCCGGATGCGCTGGATGGCGACCAGGCTGCACCTGTTCACGGTGGCCGCGGCGGTCCCGGAGATAACCGTCCCCACCATCTCGGCCTTCACCGACCAGGTCATGAAGTACGCCAAGGACACCAAGGGCGGCCTCCCCGTCGGCATGCAGAACGGAGTCGGCGCCTTTCCCGTGCTGGTCAGCGACCGGGCCGATCCGGCCGCCGTACGGTGGGCCGAGGAGCAGCAGCGCATCAAGTTCGCCTGCATGACCCGGCCGGTCGTGGTCGACAGCGCGCGCAACTACGTGGGGATGTACCGCGGCAAGCCGGCCCTCGGGCGCGTCTACGCCTCGTACTTCATCGAGAAGGGTTCGCGGTACTTCTACGGTCAGTGA